A segment of the Manis javanica isolate MJ-LG chromosome 10, MJ_LKY, whole genome shotgun sequence genome:
AGGCCCTCAGGTCCGGTGAGCTGAGAAGTAGGGCGGGGCAGGCCTGTGTGCCCAGCCAGGGCTCACCTACTCTAGATCCTCTTTTCGGTGTTTGCCACCCAGCTTTCAACAGGGGAGGAAGAAAGCGGGGTCTAAGTGTCAGGCATGTGTCCCACTCAGTTTCCTCAGCAAAGCAGTCCCTGCCCCCCAGTTCAGCCTTGCTCACTGGGGCAGTCAGCTGAGCAGCTTCCTCTTAGTCAAGGTCTGCCCTCTGCAGATCCATTTCCTGAGGCTGGGTTGTGGCCCTGGGCTCACTCCTTTCGTGGTAACAGCTGCCCTGAGGAAGAACTGGCCCCATCAACTGTCCAGCACAAACCATACTAGCTGTTGAGATCTCATCAGCAAGTTTTCCATCCATTCAGCCAGTGTTTTTACTGAGTCCCTCCCTACTGTGTGGTGGGACTTGTGCCAGACGCCAGAGGTAAAAGAAAGGACAGAGGCGATCCCACGTACATGATATCTTTAGGAAGCTTTTTCCGAGGCTCGCTGTGCCATCTGCCCTAGCCCCTGCTCTGCCTCTTACCAGAGATGGAGGCTGTTATCCACTTACCTGGGAGAGCCCATCGCCTGGAGCGCAAGGAGCTCGATGGCCTTTGGAGCTTCCGCGCCCGCGCCGACTTCGACAACTGGCGCCAGGGCTTCGAGCAGCAGTGGGTTCAGGTTCACCCATTTCTGCCATGGTGCGCTGAGGCAGTATCCCATGGGCCCCAGCCCCAAAAGGCCTTCCCAGCGTGTGAGCTGGTTCCCCGCCACTCTCCGCTCTCTCTTCATTGATCCGGTCACCTGACAGCAGAGGCCTCATTCACTTTTATTCGTAGTACTTAGAACAGCACTGTAGGTGTTCACTGTACACTGTTGAGTGAGTGAGTCGGCTTCATGggattgtaagaattaaatgtgcTTCATAAAAAGCATTGGTCAGTTGCTGGCAAAGAATAACAATGGTGGGGTAGCCTGGAATCCCCGGGTCTGGGAGAAATCATCTTGCCCAGCCTTCTCCCTGTAGACAGCGTTGCTGGGGGACTTGGTCCCTGGGGACCAGGGTGCCTGGGCACTCAGCTCAGATTCCTAGGTGACCTGGACCTGATCCCAGCCTTTCTTTCCTCAGTCGGGCCCCATCCTGGACATGCCCGTTCCCTCCAGCTTCAATGACGTGGGCCAGGATGGCCGGCTACGTCACTTTGTCGGCTGGGTGTGGTACGAGCGGGAGGCGATCCTGCCCCAGCGGTGGACCCAGGACCCGGGCACAAGAGTGGTGCTTAGGATTGGCAGCGCCCACTACTATGCCATTGTGGTCAGTGTGGTGAGCAGCAGGCAGGGCGAGTGGGCAGCTGTGGCTGCCAAGTAGAGGCTGCCTTAGGGAGCTTGGTTCCCAGCTGTGACCTGGCAGCCTGCctgttggggtgggtgggaggggcatACTTATCCCCCACATTGGTGTTTGTgccctgggttgggggaaggctgCCTAATCTGTTCTGCTGGAGCTCCATTCCTCCATTCCTGAGTCAGGTGGCAGCTGGCAGGGCCTCAGCCCTTGTGAGACGGCAGGGCCACCTCCTCATGCTCTGACCTGTGGCCCCCTCCCCATATCTCCCTGTGTCTGTAGTGGGTGAACGGGGTTCATGTGGCAGAGCATGAGGGGGGCCATCTCCCCTTTGAGGCCGACATCAGCAAGATGGTCCAGACTGGGCCCCTGTCCTCCTGCCGTATTACCATCGCCATCAACAACACTCTCACCCCCCACACCCTTCCACCAGGGACCATCCTATACAAGACGGATACCTCCAAGTGAGCAGCACcctgctcccccttccccccACTCTATCCCCATCCAGTGGTCTTCCCATTAAGGGCAGGGTGGCCTTAGCGGAGGTGAGCTCAGGTTGAAGGACCCAGGCGAGGCCCCAGTTGGCCATTGTCCTCCCACCCTAGGTACCCCAAAGGTTACTTTGTCCAGAGCACAAACTTTGACTTCTTCAACTATGCGGGACTGCATCGGTCTGTGCTCCTCTACACCACACCTACCACCTACATTGATGACATCACCGTCACCCCTGGTGTGGACCAAGACACTGGTGAGGGCCCCTGGCAGGATCTGCCATCAACCAGGCACAGAGTGGCTCTGTTTCCTGTTTGGAAAGATCCCCCAGGAAAAAGGGTCTCCTAGCCTCTCTTAAATCCTCACAGGTTCCATGCACCTAAGAAGCTGAAATCCAGTCCGTGCAAGCTGTCATGGGCTGCAGAAATTGTCCATTTGTTCCTACCTTATTTTGTGAGAAAATGAGGTCTAAGGAGAAGTGAGGTTTCCCTAACATCATCAGACAAATACCTCAGGGTTCATGGGAATCCCATCTCCCTTCCCCACTGTGCTACCCTCACTTAATCTGCCCTTGCTGCAAATGGAGCTCTGGGAATAAGCAGTTGTTGACTGGGGAGCCCTCACAGCGGTGGTTGCAGGGTGCTTTCATTTGTACACTGTCTTCTATCTCGTTTGATCTCTCGTTTCCTGCAGGGCTGGTGAACTACCAGATTTTCATTCAGGGCAGCAAACACTTCCAGCTGGAAGTGCGTCTTCTGGATGAAGAAGGCAAAGTTGTGGCCCAGGGGACAGGAGGCCGGGGCCAGCTGCAGGTGCCCAGTGCCCACCTCTGGTGGCCGTACCTGATGCATGAGCACCCTGCCTACCTGTACTCATTGGAGGTAATGGTTGTTAGGACTGGCCTACAGGAGGCCTTTTGCTCCTGTCCAGCAGCCCTGGCTTCTGCAGGGGTGCAGACAGTGGGCAGATGTGCATGGTCCTCTGAGCTTCCTAGTCAATTGGATTGAAGTGTTTCCAGACTGATTCTTTCAACCCTTAGTGGGCGGGGGACCACTTTTGAAGAGCAGGTCTCAGGCAGGAGGGCAAAGGTTATGCCTTGGTAGAGCCTGGAATTTCTATACCTCTCTGCTTGCAGTCCAAGGGGTGGGCCATCATGGTTTATGACGGGTCTTCCTGCTGAAGCGGGTGCTGTGTGGGGCTCAGGCCATCAGGGATGCCTCACACTCAGTACTTGGTTTTCATAGGTGAGGCTGACTGCACAGACGGCAGCTGGGCCTGTGTCTGACTTTTACACCCTCCCTGTGGGGATTCGCACTGTGGCTGTCACAGAAAGCCAGTTCCTCATCAATGGGAAACCTTTCTATTTCCACGGGGTCAACAAGCATGAGGATGCAGATGTGAGTTGGGGCTCCCAGGTCTGTATAGGGGCTGTTAGTCATGTTGGTAGTCAGCTTCCCCATGGCCCCCTGAAGCAAGTTCCGGGCAACTCAGAGCAGCTAAGCAAACCACTCAGAATCACTGTGCTTGGGCTGGAGTGGGGGTGAATGGGGTGATTTTCAAGGCACCTGGCTCAAGAAGGAAATGTATCTTGGACAGAGTCAGGGGATcactctgctctgccctccctaGATCCGAGGGAAGGGCTTTGACTGGCCACTGCTGGTGAAGGACTTCAACCTGCTTCTCTGGCTTGGTGCCAATGCGCTCCGAACCAGCCACTATCCATACGCAGAGGAGGTGATGCAGCTCTGTGATCACTCTGGGATTGTGGTCATCGACGAGAGTCCTGGCGTGGGCATCGTGCTGACGTGAGTGTCCATCGCCCACACTGCTCAGCCCATCCAGCTTGGTGGTGAcaagcccctttctccccaccccacagccagAGCTACAGCAATGTGTCTCTGCAGCACCACCTGGAGGTGATGGAGGAGTTGGTGCGCAGGGACAAGAACCACCCGGCCGTGGTGATGTGGTCTGTGGCCAATGAGCCCACTTCCTTTCTGAAACCTGCTGGCTACTACTTCAAGTGAGTGCCCCACAGCCCGACCTGGAGCAGAGATGGGACCTCAGCCCTTTGACCTGGCTCAGCCTTGGCTGGCAGCCATGGAGAGCTGAGATTGGCCCTCAGGGGAGATGGCATGCTCCCCCAGCCCAGACTTGAGGGCACCTCCATAAGTGGTCAGTTCAGGGGATTTTGTGATTTCACCCCAGGGAGACTCAGTGTCCCTTTTACACACCTGAGATGAAGTTCAGAGTTAACTAACCTACTTACAAGTAACTTCAGGTTAAGAAAAGAATAGTGGTGTGGCCAAACTGTGCCCCAAGAGAGTCTTTTATAACATAACCGTGAAGGCACGGGCCTGACCCCCAGCACACCTAGTCATGAAATTGTCATGAAATCGACGAGAGTCCCGGCGTGGGCATCGTGCTGACGTGAGTGTCCATCGCCCGTGCTCCCAAGGCTGAAGGTGACACACAGACCTACGTTTTGTCCGGTGCTCTGCATCTGTGAAGGGAGCCGCTCTAGGGAGACTTTCAGGCAAACCCAGGTGTAATTTTCCCTTAGATTGATGATATCTCAGTTTCTGGGAAATtcagtgtacacacataaaaacTGTAAAAGCCACTTAGTGATGTTTCAGGGCAATCTGTAAATTGGAGTTAGGATTTATAAAACGGGCTCAAGTGAGCACATGATTATAAACAGGTTTTTAGTGACATGCGTGTTTTAACTATTCTAAAGTTACACTGCTGGGCAAAACCAAGCCATCTGAAGTCAGTGCTCCCATCACCAGGTGCCAGTGGCTCCTCTCTACCCCCAAGCATTGCAGCAGGCAGCCTCCCGCAAAAGGAGGTGCTACTGTCTTTGAGGGAGGGCCCCCCAAGCCCCACCCCTTGGAGTGATGTTTCTTGGTTGCTTTTCTTTCCTACAGTTGAGTAGTTATAACTTAGCCTGCAGGCAGGAATTACCTCCCTTGCTGCAGGGGTAGAAGGCCAGTGACACCGTCTGAGGTAGGCACAGGCAACATGGCTCTGAGGACAGCTCCCAACACAGGACAGAGACGTGGGGTAGGGGTGTGCTGAGCACGGACTGGTGGGCGGGTTTGTTGTGAGGGAGAAAGGATGGGCATCTGAGGTTCCAGACTAGCTCTTCTGGGAAGTGGAGAAAGGGAGGCATGTTCCTTTTGGAGCAGCAGGGATGGTGGCAAGGTCTGGACAGAGTTGCCAGGCCAGAGGAGCTCAGCAGGCTCTAAAGACTTCCCAGTTGACAAACAGGCTATTCAGACAGCCTGAACTCCAGGGTAAAGGGACACTGTTCTGGCTGCAGAGACCATAGCCTTCAAATGAGATGAGCAATGATGGGGAGAggatataaaggaaaagaaaatgggatgtgaggacagagaagacagaagaggCTTAAAC
Coding sequences within it:
- the GUSB gene encoding beta-glucuronidase isoform X1 codes for the protein MTMRRARPGAAACGTAAERRAGGMHRLLAGLWVALGPLLWGCGLALQGGMLYPRESPSRERKELDGLWSFRADFSDNRRQGFEQQWYRAPLRESGPILDMPVPSSFNDVGQDGRLRHFVGWVWYEREAILPQRWTQDPGTRVVLRIGSAHYYAIVVSVWVNGVHVAEHEGGHLPFEADISKMVQTGPLSSCRITIAINNTLTPHTLPPGTILYKTDTSKYPKGYFVQSTNFDFFNYAGLHRSVLLYTTPTTYIDDITVTPGVDQDTGLVNYQIFIQGSKHFQLEVRLLDEEGKVVAQGTGGRGQLQVPSAHLWWPYLMHEHPAYLYSLEVRLTAQTAAGPVSDFYTLPVGIRTVAVTESQFLINGKPFYFHGVNKHEDADIRGKGFDWPLLVKDFNLLLWLGANALRTSHYPYAEEVMQLCDHSGIVVIDESPGVGIVLTQSYSNVSLQHHLEVMEELVRRDKNHPAVVMWSVANEPTSFLKPAGYYFKTLIAHTKALDPSRPVTFVTNSNFEADLGAPYVDVICVNSYYSWYHDYGHMEVIQLQLVTQFENWYRTYQKPIIQSEYGAETIAGFHQDPPLMFSEEYQKGLLEQYHVVLDQKRKEYVVGELIWNFADFMTDQSPQRAIGNKKGIFTRQRQPKGAAFLLRERYWKLANETSDHWSARKAQCLGNSLLT
- the GUSB gene encoding beta-glucuronidase isoform X3 — protein: MTMRRARPGAAACGTAAERRAGGMHRLLAGLWVALGPLLWGCGLALQGGMLYPRESPSRERKELDGLWSFRADFSDNRRQGFEQQWYRAPLRESGPILDMPVPSSFNDVGQDGRLRHFVGWVWYEREAILPQRWTQDPGTRVVLRIGSAHYYAIVVSVWVNGVHVAEHEGGHLPFEADISKMVQTGPLSSCRITIAINNTLTPHTLPPGTILYKTDTSKYPKGYFVQSTNFDFFNYAGLHRSVLLYTTPTTYIDDITVTPGVDQDTGLVNYQIFIQGSKHFQLEVRLLDEEGKVVAQGTGGRGQLQVPSAHLWWPYLMHEHPAYLYSLEVRLTAQTAAGPVSDFYTLPVGIRTVAVTESQFLINGKPFYFHGVNKHEDADIRGKGFDWPLLVKDFNLLLWLGANALRTSHYPYAEEVMQLCDHSGIVVIDESPGVGIVLTQSYSNVSLQHHLEVMEELVRRDKNHPAVVMWSVANEPTSFLKPAGYYFKTLIAHTKALDPSRPVTFVTNSNFEADLGDPPLMFSEEYQKGLLEQYHVVLDQKRKEYVVGELIWNFADFMTDQSPQRAIGNKKGIFTRQRQPKGAAFLLRERYWKLANETSDHWSARKAQCLGNSLLT
- the GUSB gene encoding beta-glucuronidase isoform X2, producing MTMRRARPGAAACGTAAERRAGGMHRLLAGLWVALGPLLWGCGLALQGGMLYPRESPSRERKELDGLWSFRADFSDNRRQGFEQQWYRAPLRESGPILDMPVPSSFNDVGQDGRLRHFVGWVWYEREAILPQRWTQDPGTRVVLRIGSAHYYAIVWVNGVHVAEHEGGHLPFEADISKMVQTGPLSSCRITIAINNTLTPHTLPPGTILYKTDTSKYPKGYFVQSTNFDFFNYAGLHRSVLLYTTPTTYIDDITVTPGVDQDTGLVNYQIFIQGSKHFQLEVRLLDEEGKVVAQGTGGRGQLQVPSAHLWWPYLMHEHPAYLYSLEVRLTAQTAAGPVSDFYTLPVGIRTVAVTESQFLINGKPFYFHGVNKHEDADIRGKGFDWPLLVKDFNLLLWLGANALRTSHYPYAEEVMQLCDHSGIVVIDESPGVGIVLTQSYSNVSLQHHLEVMEELVRRDKNHPAVVMWSVANEPTSFLKPAGYYFKTLIAHTKALDPSRPVTFVTNSNFEADLGAPYVDVICVNSYYSWYHDYGHMEVIQLQLVTQFENWYRTYQKPIIQSEYGAETIAGFHQDPPLMFSEEYQKGLLEQYHVVLDQKRKEYVVGELIWNFADFMTDQSPQRAIGNKKGIFTRQRQPKGAAFLLRERYWKLANETSDHWSARKAQCLGNSLLT
- the GUSB gene encoding beta-glucuronidase isoform X5, giving the protein MPVPSSFNDVGQDGRLRHFVGWVWYEREAILPQRWTQDPGTRVVLRIGSAHYYAIVVSVWVNGVHVAEHEGGHLPFEADISKMVQTGPLSSCRITIAINNTLTPHTLPPGTILYKTDTSKYPKGYFVQSTNFDFFNYAGLHRSVLLYTTPTTYIDDITVTPGVDQDTGLVNYQIFIQGSKHFQLEVRLLDEEGKVVAQGTGGRGQLQVPSAHLWWPYLMHEHPAYLYSLEVRLTAQTAAGPVSDFYTLPVGIRTVAVTESQFLINGKPFYFHGVNKHEDADIRGKGFDWPLLVKDFNLLLWLGANALRTSHYPYAEEVMQLCDHSGIVVIDESPGVGIVLTQSYSNVSLQHHLEVMEELVRRDKNHPAVVMWSVANEPTSFLKPAGYYFKTLIAHTKALDPSRPVTFVTNSNFEADLGAPYVDVICVNSYYSWYHDYGHMEVIQLQLVTQFENWYRTYQKPIIQSEYGAETIAGFHQDPPLMFSEEYQKGLLEQYHVVLDQKRKEYVVGELIWNFADFMTDQSPQRAIGNKKGIFTRQRQPKGAAFLLRERYWKLANETSDHWSARKAQCLGNSLLT
- the GUSB gene encoding beta-glucuronidase isoform X4, which produces MTMRRARPGAAACGTAAERRAGGMHRLLAGLWVALGPLLWGCGLALQGGMLYPRESPSRERKELDGLWSFRADFSDNRRQGFEQQWYRAPLREWVNGVHVAEHEGGHLPFEADISKMVQTGPLSSCRITIAINNTLTPHTLPPGTILYKTDTSKYPKGYFVQSTNFDFFNYAGLHRSVLLYTTPTTYIDDITVTPGVDQDTGLVNYQIFIQGSKHFQLEVRLLDEEGKVVAQGTGGRGQLQVPSAHLWWPYLMHEHPAYLYSLEVRLTAQTAAGPVSDFYTLPVGIRTVAVTESQFLINGKPFYFHGVNKHEDADIRGKGFDWPLLVKDFNLLLWLGANALRTSHYPYAEEVMQLCDHSGIVVIDESPGVGIVLTQSYSNVSLQHHLEVMEELVRRDKNHPAVVMWSVANEPTSFLKPAGYYFKTLIAHTKALDPSRPVTFVTNSNFEADLGAPYVDVICVNSYYSWYHDYGHMEVIQLQLVTQFENWYRTYQKPIIQSEYGAETIAGFHQDPPLMFSEEYQKGLLEQYHVVLDQKRKEYVVGELIWNFADFMTDQSPQRAIGNKKGIFTRQRQPKGAAFLLRERYWKLANETSDHWSARKAQCLGNSLLT